From a single Adhaeribacter swui genomic region:
- a CDS encoding DUF4199 domain-containing protein, which yields MFERPVFRVALRYGVLAALSSFIIMVLLYVAGKNPFGQSGFYTLFLLPVFLVLGTAFLRRKIDPELKFFKGLKFGWLVTLIAAVTFSILLFGFTQVAGSGAIQEHVQEMKAMMEENKAQFLKLPNGEQAYNTNYQQLDQITGNTLVLDNFIKLTLIGFLFSLVSATFYRK from the coding sequence ATGTTTGAAAGACCTGTTTTTCGTGTGGCCCTGCGGTACGGGGTATTGGCCGCACTCTCCAGTTTTATAATAATGGTGCTGTTGTATGTAGCTGGCAAAAATCCGTTTGGGCAAAGTGGCTTTTACACTTTGTTTCTACTGCCCGTATTTTTAGTTTTAGGAACGGCTTTTTTAAGACGGAAAATAGATCCGGAATTAAAATTTTTTAAAGGCTTAAAATTTGGCTGGTTGGTAACCTTAATAGCGGCCGTAACTTTTAGTATCTTGTTATTTGGATTTACGCAGGTAGCAGGTTCCGGCGCCATTCAAGAGCACGTGCAGGAAATGAAAGCCATGATGGAGGAAAACAAAGCGCAATTTTTAAAATTACCCAACGGTGAGCAAGCCTACAATACCAACTACCAGCAACTCGACCAAATTACCGGTAACACTTTAGTACTAGATAATTTTATAAAATTAACTTTGATCGGCTTTTTATTTTCCTTAGTATCCGCTACATTTTACCGAAAATGA
- a CDS encoding DUF4199 domain-containing protein gives MENVNSTSTYTQPSWFPVALRYGIITGLVAGVVSILLFITGGFEKVWIGFIIGVVIQIGSIVFAHKDFKSQNNGFMTYGRGLLIGTILSAISGLVGGLISFAYIQFVDMSVIDRMNELQIVMMEKFGLPEDKMDEAIQKLEESNTPAKQITGGLTTGLTMGFLFSLIVSAITKKNKPEFE, from the coding sequence ATGGAAAACGTAAATTCTACTTCAACTTATACCCAACCTTCTTGGTTTCCGGTAGCTTTAAGGTATGGCATTATTACCGGTTTAGTGGCTGGGGTAGTAAGTATTTTGTTATTTATTACGGGAGGGTTTGAGAAGGTTTGGATAGGATTTATAATTGGTGTTGTAATTCAAATTGGAAGTATAGTCTTTGCCCATAAAGATTTTAAGTCTCAGAATAACGGATTTATGACCTATGGCCGGGGTTTACTTATTGGCACTATCCTATCAGCAATAAGCGGTTTAGTGGGCGGATTAATTTCTTTTGCCTACATTCAATTTGTTGATATGAGCGTTATAGATCGGATGAATGAATTGCAAATTGTGATGATGGAAAAATTTGGCCTGCCAGAAGATAAGATGGACGAAGCAATTCAAAAATTGGAAGAAAGCAACACTCCGGCGAAACAAATTACAGGTGGACTAACTACTGGATTAACGATGGGATTTCTTTTTTCTTTGATTGTATCCGCAATAACTAAAAAGAATAAGCCCGAGTTTGAATAA
- a CDS encoding glycosyltransferase family 2 protein: MQQPDLDISVVIPLLNEAESLPELTQWISRVMQLHGYSYEIILVDDGSTDTSWRVIQELATFNSAIKAIRFNRNYGKSAALNVGFKETRGEVVITMDADLQDSPDEIPELYRMIKEQGYDLVSGWKKKRFDPLSKTIPTKLFNGVTRKISRIELHDFNCGLKAYDQRVVKNIDVYGEMHRYIPVIAKWNGFKNIGEKVVQHRERKYGYTKFGLERFVYGFLDLLSITFVSRFKKRPMHFFGTMGTLSFLVGFFITLWLIGDKVYYSFYLHQRTRDVVAQPLFFLALVALIVGVQLFLAGFLAEMISLTGSRKNEYLIRDQIGLAPSHV, encoded by the coding sequence ATGCAACAACCCGATTTAGATATATCGGTGGTTATTCCGCTCTTAAACGAAGCAGAATCGCTCCCGGAACTTACCCAATGGATTAGCCGTGTAATGCAGTTGCACGGCTATTCTTATGAAATAATTTTAGTGGATGATGGCAGTACCGATACGTCCTGGCGGGTTATTCAGGAACTGGCTACCTTCAACTCCGCCATTAAAGCCATCCGGTTTAACCGGAATTACGGCAAATCGGCGGCTTTAAACGTAGGTTTTAAAGAAACCCGCGGCGAAGTAGTAATTACCATGGACGCCGACCTGCAGGACAGTCCCGATGAAATTCCGGAACTCTACCGCATGATTAAAGAACAAGGCTACGATTTGGTTTCGGGCTGGAAAAAAAAGCGGTTCGATCCATTGTCCAAAACCATTCCTACCAAACTATTTAACGGCGTTACGCGCAAAATTTCCCGAATTGAGCTGCACGATTTTAATTGCGGCCTGAAAGCTTACGACCAGCGCGTAGTTAAAAACATTGACGTGTACGGCGAAATGCACCGCTACATTCCGGTTATTGCCAAATGGAACGGTTTTAAAAATATCGGCGAAAAAGTAGTGCAGCACCGCGAACGCAAATACGGCTACACTAAATTTGGTCTGGAGCGTTTTGTTTACGGTTTCCTAGATTTGCTTTCCATAACCTTTGTGTCGCGGTTTAAAAAGCGGCCCATGCACTTTTTTGGTACTATGGGTACTTTGTCGTTTTTAGTAGGATTTTTTATTACCCTGTGGCTGATTGGGGACAAGGTTTATTACTCGTTTTACCTGCACCAACGAACCCGCGATGTAGTAGCGCAGCCTTTGTTTTTTTTAGCTTTGGTAGCTTTAATTGTAGGCGTGCAGCTATTTTTAGCGGGTTTCCTGGCCGAAATGATTTCCCTGACCGGTAGCCGGAAAAACGAATACCTTATCCGGGACCAAATTGGTTTAGCGCCCTCCCATGTCTAA
- a CDS encoding glycosyltransferase yields MSKVVIIGPAHPLRGGLATYNERLARAFQENGDAVEIVTFSLQYPGFLFPGQTQYSDEPAPLDLSIKAFINSINPLSWLKTGNYLRQQKPDIVIFRFWLPFMGPALGTIARIIKWNKHTKLLAITDNVIPHEKRPGDLPFTKYFLAACHGFVTMSVEVLAQLQKLQPSKPKKYHPHPLYDNFGEPLSKPEAKKVLHLNPDDQYILFFGFIRAYKGLDLLLQAFADPRLAQLKNLKLIIAGEFYENPEPYNQLIQHHALEDRIVLATHFIPNSQVKNYFCAADLVVQPYKHATQSGVSQIAYHFNKPMLVTNVGGLAELIPDGKAGYVIPVEPEAIANAILDFYQNNRETYLSQEVKILKKQFSWQSMVEALKQLAAQV; encoded by the coding sequence ATGTCTAAAGTTGTAATTATTGGGCCGGCGCATCCTTTACGCGGCGGGTTAGCTACCTACAACGAGCGCTTAGCCCGGGCATTCCAGGAAAACGGCGATGCCGTAGAGATTGTCACGTTTAGCTTACAGTATCCTGGTTTTTTGTTTCCGGGCCAAACGCAGTATTCCGATGAGCCGGCACCCCTTGATTTAAGCATTAAGGCTTTCATTAACTCCATAAATCCGCTAAGTTGGCTAAAAACCGGAAATTACCTCCGGCAACAAAAGCCCGATATCGTTATTTTCCGGTTTTGGTTGCCCTTTATGGGACCCGCCCTAGGCACCATAGCCCGAATTATTAAGTGGAACAAGCATACTAAATTACTAGCTATTACGGATAATGTAATTCCGCACGAAAAGCGGCCGGGCGATTTGCCTTTCACCAAATATTTTCTGGCTGCGTGCCACGGTTTTGTTACCATGTCGGTGGAGGTGTTGGCGCAATTGCAAAAGCTCCAACCCAGCAAACCAAAAAAATATCATCCGCACCCGCTCTACGATAATTTCGGGGAGCCTTTGTCTAAACCGGAGGCCAAAAAAGTATTACACCTTAACCCAGACGACCAATACATTTTATTTTTTGGTTTTATCCGGGCGTATAAAGGATTGGATTTGTTGCTGCAAGCTTTTGCCGACCCGCGGCTTGCCCAATTAAAAAATTTAAAATTAATTATTGCGGGCGAGTTTTACGAAAACCCCGAGCCATATAACCAATTGATTCAACATCATGCGTTAGAAGACCGCATTGTGCTGGCAACGCATTTTATTCCGAATAGTCAGGTTAAAAATTATTTTTGCGCGGCCGATTTGGTGGTGCAGCCTTACAAACACGCTACGCAAAGCGGGGTTTCGCAAATCGCTTATCATTTTAATAAACCCATGCTGGTTACCAACGTTGGGGGCTTAGCCGAGTTAATACCAGATGGTAAAGCCGGGTACGTAATACCCGTCGAACCCGAAGCTATTGCCAATGCCATTCTGGATTTCTACCAGAATAACCGCGAAACTTATTTATCGCAGGAAGTAAAAATTTTAAAAAAACAGTTTTCCTGGCAAAGTATGGTTGAGGCTCTTAAGCAATTGGCGGCGCAGGTGTAA
- a CDS encoding glycosyltransferase family 9 protein has translation MSVLNGVQVHTDCIYFRGDIPCKPNKESGYQCGNCPVYIPVLKRILIIKLGAIGDVIRTTPLLRKIRTTYPQAKITWLTHTPAILPKQEIEEILKFDLAAILYLQNTQFDILFNLDKDKEACALHDSIQADQKFGYTLKNGVAYPSNELANHKFLTGVFDQLSLENKKSYVEEIFEICGWQFNYEEYIFDNHQDKGFSWPFDHSKPLIGLNTGCGDRWTTRLWSDEKWIELIQLLHQENYTVVLLGGEQEDARNTRLQEATNALYLGYFKLEQFINLMYQMDVIVTQVTMAMHIAIALQKKMVLLNNIFNPYEFELYQRGVIIQPDKECACFYRGTCKYGTSCMEDLPASKVYQAVKNTLHQPVITPAPPIA, from the coding sequence ATGTCTGTTTTAAACGGAGTACAGGTACATACCGATTGCATTTATTTCCGGGGCGATATTCCGTGCAAACCCAATAAAGAATCAGGATACCAGTGCGGCAATTGTCCGGTTTATATACCTGTTCTAAAACGCATCTTAATTATAAAGCTGGGCGCCATCGGTGATGTAATCCGCACTACGCCCCTGCTGCGTAAAATCCGGACTACTTACCCACAGGCAAAAATTACCTGGCTTACGCATACACCAGCTATTTTGCCCAAGCAGGAAATTGAAGAAATTTTAAAATTTGACTTAGCGGCCATTCTGTACCTGCAAAATACGCAATTTGATATTTTATTTAACCTGGATAAAGATAAAGAAGCGTGTGCTCTGCACGACTCCATTCAGGCGGATCAGAAATTTGGTTATACTTTAAAAAACGGGGTAGCTTACCCGTCCAACGAATTAGCCAATCACAAATTTTTAACCGGGGTTTTTGATCAGTTAAGCTTAGAAAACAAAAAATCGTACGTCGAAGAAATTTTTGAAATCTGCGGCTGGCAGTTTAACTACGAAGAATACATTTTCGATAACCACCAGGATAAAGGCTTTAGCTGGCCTTTCGACCACAGCAAACCTTTAATTGGCCTGAACACCGGCTGCGGCGACCGCTGGACTACCCGGCTGTGGTCGGATGAAAAATGGATAGAGCTGATTCAGTTATTGCACCAGGAAAACTATACCGTTGTATTATTGGGCGGCGAGCAGGAAGATGCCCGGAATACCCGCCTGCAAGAAGCCACTAATGCGCTTTATTTGGGTTACTTTAAACTGGAACAATTTATTAATTTAATGTACCAGATGGATGTAATTGTAACCCAGGTAACCATGGCCATGCATATTGCCATTGCGCTGCAAAAGAAAATGGTGTTACTCAACAACATCTTTAACCCGTACGAGTTTGAACTGTACCAACGAGGTGTAATTATTCAACCAGATAAGGAATGCGCTTGCTTTTACCGCGGAACCTGTAAATACGGCACCTCGTGCATGGAAGATTTACCAGCCAGTAAGGTTTACCAGGCCGTAAAAAACACCCTGCACCAACCAGTAATTACACCTGCGCCGCCAATTGCTTAA
- the purB gene encoding adenylosuccinate lyase gives MKLQTLTALSPIDGRYHRQTAELAPFFSEFGLIKYRILIEIEYFIALCELPLPQLAGVAKSVFPDLRQVYQNFTVEDAAAIKEIEKTTNHDVKAVEYFIKNHFDQLGLAAYKEFIHFGLTSQDINNTAIPLSLKEAFSGQILPAFEQILNELQAMATTWQNIPLLARTHGQPASPTRLGKEIQVFAERLQVQLKQLQAVPFSAKFGGATGNFNAHFVAYPQIDWINFANNFVNNNLGLNRSQYTTQIEHYDNLAAFFDALKRLNTILIDFARDIWQYISVGYFKQKIKAGEIGSSAMPHKVNPIDFENAEGNLGLANALFEFLAGKLPISRLQRDLTDSTVLRNVSVPLAHTLIALKSLIKGIGKLELNEQALQQDLEDNWAVVAEGIQTILRREGYPQPYEALKALTRVNEKITANTIASFIQTLAVSDEVKKELAAITPYNYTGINF, from the coding sequence ATGAAATTACAAACCTTAACGGCCCTATCCCCGATAGATGGCCGCTATCATCGGCAAACGGCGGAACTAGCGCCTTTTTTCTCTGAATTTGGTTTAATAAAATACCGGATACTTATTGAAATTGAGTACTTTATTGCCTTATGCGAATTGCCGCTGCCTCAATTGGCCGGGGTTGCAAAATCAGTTTTCCCGGACCTGCGGCAGGTTTACCAAAACTTCACCGTAGAAGATGCCGCAGCTATTAAAGAAATTGAAAAAACCACCAACCACGATGTAAAAGCCGTGGAATATTTTATAAAAAATCATTTCGACCAGCTAGGTTTGGCCGCTTACAAAGAATTTATTCATTTTGGCTTAACCTCGCAGGATATAAATAACACCGCTATTCCTTTATCTTTAAAAGAAGCTTTTAGTGGGCAAATACTACCGGCGTTTGAGCAAATTTTAAATGAGTTGCAAGCCATGGCTACAACCTGGCAAAATATTCCTTTACTCGCCCGAACTCACGGACAACCCGCCTCTCCTACCCGGCTGGGCAAAGAAATACAGGTGTTTGCCGAACGGTTGCAGGTGCAGTTAAAGCAATTACAGGCTGTGCCTTTTTCGGCTAAATTCGGGGGAGCAACCGGCAATTTTAACGCCCACTTTGTTGCTTATCCACAAATTGATTGGATAAATTTTGCGAATAATTTTGTAAATAATAACCTGGGTTTAAACCGGAGCCAGTATACCACCCAAATTGAACACTACGACAATCTGGCAGCTTTCTTTGATGCGCTAAAGCGGTTAAATACCATTCTGATTGATTTTGCCCGCGACATTTGGCAGTATATTTCGGTGGGTTATTTTAAACAAAAAATTAAAGCCGGCGAGATTGGTTCTTCGGCCATGCCCCACAAGGTAAACCCCATTGATTTTGAAAACGCCGAAGGCAATCTAGGATTAGCCAACGCCTTATTCGAGTTTTTAGCGGGTAAACTGCCCATCAGCCGGTTGCAGCGCGACCTCACCGACTCTACAGTGCTCCGCAATGTTAGCGTACCTTTAGCGCACACCCTGATTGCTTTAAAATCGTTAATAAAAGGAATTGGTAAACTGGAGTTAAACGAGCAAGCCTTACAGCAAGATTTAGAAGATAACTGGGCCGTAGTAGCCGAAGGTATTCAAACCATTTTGCGGCGCGAAGGTTACCCGCAACCCTATGAAGCCCTGAAAGCTTTAACCCGGGTAAACGAAAAAATCACGGCCAACACCATTGCCAGTTTTATTCAAACTTTAGCCGTAAGCGACGAAGTTAAAAAAGAACTGGCTGCTATTACCCCATACAATTACACCGGTATAAATTTTTAA
- a CDS encoding biosynthetic peptidoglycan transglycosylase, with protein sequence MNPKIQEFLKSKGARIAGRVAIIAAGIVLIGLSIIFIFRRNILQFVVKEVTTRVERKYPVDLVIGKADYVGVNTVIMRNIAVIPKGADTLFTTDSVDAQISLWTIFKGRPVFSELKIANAYLTARKTKTQNNYSFLLRKKPAEPSVKKSKTGRNYGEILNNLIETAFENVPEAVTFRNLLVTYEGDNRNIRVNMPLLTVDEGNISSSLTVQTDSLINKLHVEGNINPDDYQISANLYTTDTAGIRIPYIKEKYGAKLSFDSLKVSLTDKVYKQNRLTIKGEGRMNKLLVNHPKVADGDVQIDKGAINYVVTIGQDYYSLDTLSRVTLNKMVIYPQARLITQPSKRIALKVRSAQTEANDFFESLPKGMFETLEGIKAQGYLTYNMNFYVDMAQVDSLKFNSGLEGKYFNILSYGKTDLRRMNEPFEHTVYEYGKPLRTFTVGPQNPNFTPYNQISNYLKNSILTSEDYGFFKHKGFHEGAFRHSMITNIKEKNFTRGGSTISMQLVKNVFLTRKKTVARKVEEMLIVWLIENNRLTSKQRMYEVYLNIIEWGPNVYGVKEASRFFFEKYPADLNLAESLFLTSIIPRPKAYRYSFDSYGNLRNRTKYYFKLISGIMLRRGLISQEEYDNLYPHVNLAGRARDLIVTATPAPDTTAVDSLQMDLVTPIDLLD encoded by the coding sequence TTGAATCCGAAAATACAAGAATTTTTAAAAAGTAAAGGTGCCAGAATTGCTGGCAGAGTAGCCATTATTGCGGCTGGGATAGTGCTTATCGGATTAAGTATTATCTTTATTTTCCGCCGGAATATTTTACAGTTTGTTGTAAAAGAAGTTACCACCCGCGTGGAACGCAAATACCCCGTGGACCTGGTAATTGGAAAAGCCGACTACGTGGGAGTAAATACGGTAATTATGCGCAACATTGCCGTAATACCCAAAGGAGCCGATACCTTGTTTACTACCGATAGCGTAGATGCCCAAATTAGTTTATGGACCATTTTTAAAGGCCGGCCGGTTTTTAGCGAATTAAAAATCGCGAATGCTTACCTTACCGCCCGGAAAACTAAAACCCAGAATAACTACAGCTTTTTACTACGGAAAAAACCGGCCGAACCTAGTGTTAAAAAATCAAAAACGGGCCGCAACTACGGCGAAATACTAAATAACTTAATTGAAACGGCCTTCGAGAATGTGCCGGAAGCGGTTACTTTCCGTAATTTGTTGGTAACCTACGAAGGCGATAACCGCAACATCCGGGTAAATATGCCTTTGCTAACCGTAGATGAAGGAAATATCAGCAGTTCTTTAACGGTGCAAACCGATTCCTTAATAAATAAACTGCACGTAGAGGGTAACATTAACCCCGATGATTATCAGATTTCGGCTAACCTTTATACCACCGATACTGCCGGTATCCGCATTCCGTACATCAAAGAAAAATACGGCGCTAAACTGTCCTTTGATTCTTTAAAGGTTAGTTTAACCGACAAAGTGTACAAGCAAAACCGGCTAACCATTAAGGGTGAGGGGCGCATGAATAAACTTTTGGTAAACCATCCGAAAGTAGCCGATGGCGATGTGCAAATTGATAAAGGAGCTATTAATTACGTAGTTACCATTGGGCAGGATTATTACTCCCTGGATACGTTAAGCCGGGTAACATTAAATAAAATGGTTATTTATCCGCAGGCCCGCCTGATAACCCAACCATCTAAACGCATTGCCTTAAAGGTGCGGTCGGCGCAAACCGAAGCCAACGACTTTTTTGAATCCTTACCCAAGGGCATGTTCGAAACCCTGGAAGGCATTAAAGCCCAGGGGTATTTAACGTATAACATGAACTTTTACGTGGATATGGCGCAGGTAGACAGTTTAAAGTTTAATTCGGGCTTAGAAGGCAAGTATTTTAATATTTTAAGTTACGGCAAAACCGATTTGCGCCGCATGAACGAGCCTTTTGAGCATACGGTTTACGAATATGGCAAGCCCTTGCGCACGTTTACGGTAGGGCCACAAAACCCGAACTTTACGCCTTACAATCAGATTTCCAATTATTTAAAAAATAGCATTTTAACTTCCGAAGATTACGGATTTTTTAAACACAAAGGCTTTCACGAAGGCGCCTTCCGGCATTCCATGATTACCAATATTAAAGAAAAGAATTTTACCCGCGGGGGCAGTACTATTTCGATGCAGTTGGTTAAAAATGTGTTCCTGACCCGTAAAAAAACGGTGGCCCGTAAAGTAGAAGAAATGCTGATTGTGTGGCTGATAGAAAATAACCGGCTTACTTCTAAACAGCGCATGTACGAAGTGTACCTCAATATTATTGAATGGGGGCCCAACGTATATGGCGTAAAAGAAGCATCGCGGTTCTTTTTTGAAAAATATCCGGCGGACCTTAATTTAGCCGAGAGTTTGTTTTTAACCAGCATTATACCCCGCCCCAAAGCTTACCGTTATTCTTTTGACTCTTACGGTAATTTGCGCAACCGGACCAAGTATTATTTCAAACTTATTTCGGGTATTATGTTGCGCCGGGGTTTAATCTCGCAGGAAGAATACGACAACTTATATCCGCACGTAAATCTGGCCGGTAGGGCCCGCGATTTAATTGTTACGGCAACACCAGCACCCGATACCACCGCGGTAGATTCTTTACAAATGGATTTGGTTACGCCCATTGATTTATTAGATTAA
- a CDS encoding phosphatase PAP2 family protein has protein sequence MFFKLPFLYLSDKIRLFFRKPFMQRLKARYPGIFAFIRNRFKTGNFFGLPFTILLFLIFLNVAMLSELAETVINSQQLKKLDIEVSAALFNIRTPILSQVLFYFTKLGSVYGITLITTLAGAMLIIKKRLIQLVALLLSVLGSGITMHYSKIYFHRERPLNIAYYVPENSFSFPSGHSTSIMALIGIICYFIFIDAKPRWRRNSLVLLGCNVILLVGFSRIYLGVHFLTDVTAGYLLGFVWVLLAVGVMEYLTLRQLRRTAKLKALKSK, from the coding sequence ATGTTCTTTAAGTTGCCTTTTCTGTATTTATCTGATAAGATTCGATTGTTTTTCCGGAAGCCGTTTATGCAGCGCTTAAAGGCCAGGTATCCGGGTATTTTTGCTTTTATCCGGAACAGGTTTAAAACCGGCAACTTCTTTGGCCTGCCCTTTACAATTTTGCTTTTCTTGATTTTTTTAAACGTTGCCATGCTCTCGGAATTAGCCGAAACCGTGATTAATTCCCAACAATTAAAAAAACTCGACATAGAAGTATCGGCGGCCTTATTTAACATCCGAACTCCGATTTTAAGCCAGGTGCTTTTTTACTTTACTAAGCTGGGCTCGGTATATGGCATTACTTTAATTACTACCCTGGCGGGGGCAATGCTAATTATTAAAAAACGCTTAATTCAATTAGTGGCATTACTTTTATCGGTGTTGGGCAGCGGCATCACCATGCATTATTCTAAAATTTACTTTCACCGGGAGCGCCCTTTAAACATTGCGTATTACGTGCCGGAAAATTCTTTTTCTTTTCCCAGCGGCCATTCTACGAGCATTATGGCTTTAATTGGCATTATTTGCTATTTTATTTTTATCGATGCCAAACCCCGGTGGCGGCGCAATAGCCTGGTATTACTGGGTTGCAACGTTATTTTGCTGGTTGGTTTTAGCCGCATTTACCTGGGAGTTCATTTTTTAACCGATGTTACGGCAGGTTATTTACTGGGCTTTGTTTGGGTATTGTTAGCCGTCGGGGTTATGGAATATTTAACCTTAAGGCAGCTCCGGCGAACAGCTAAACTAAAAGCCCTGAAGAGCAAGTAA
- a CDS encoding phosphatase PAP2 family protein, producing the protein MKSVTRVWITVSLFLSFLSPELQAQDTDTLRKYQDTTAVPTKASFFKSKGFRATIVPAILIGYGVSTIKDHGIYSSYDAKRDLQRHFPNFKTNVDDYLIFAPFAELALAYVLQFEGNHDYLNTGILILKAEAINAVAVFGLKSLTKQERPNGENSYSFPSGHTAHAFLAASIIHSELRHRSPWFGIGAYTIATGVGALRMLNNKHWQSDVFAGAGIGILSSHLAYLSHRNRWGRKPTIVYAPTYLYGVPGVSVTVDLNQLTGKSLLPVKRPKKQAVLAYQ; encoded by the coding sequence ATGAAGTCTGTTACTCGTGTATGGATAACTGTTTCACTATTTCTTAGTTTTTTAAGCCCCGAATTACAGGCGCAGGATACCGACACCTTAAGAAAATACCAGGATACTACTGCTGTTCCCACCAAAGCTTCTTTTTTTAAATCTAAAGGTTTTCGGGCTACCATTGTACCGGCTATTTTAATTGGCTATGGCGTAAGCACTATTAAGGATCATGGTATTTACAGCAGCTACGATGCCAAGCGCGATTTACAGCGACATTTTCCTAATTTTAAAACCAACGTAGATGATTATTTAATTTTTGCACCATTTGCGGAATTGGCCTTGGCTTACGTCTTACAATTTGAAGGAAACCATGATTATTTAAATACCGGTATTTTAATTTTAAAAGCCGAAGCAATTAACGCTGTAGCGGTTTTTGGATTAAAGAGTTTAACCAAGCAAGAACGACCCAACGGCGAAAATTCTTATTCGTTTCCGTCGGGGCATACGGCCCACGCGTTTTTAGCGGCCTCTATTATTCATTCGGAATTGCGGCACCGCAGCCCGTGGTTTGGTATTGGCGCTTATACCATTGCTACTGGAGTGGGAGCCTTACGGATGTTAAACAACAAACATTGGCAATCGGATGTATTTGCCGGGGCCGGTATTGGTATATTGTCGTCGCATTTAGCTTATTTGTCGCACCGCAACCGTTGGGGCCGTAAACCTACCATTGTGTATGCGCCTACTTACCTGTATGGCGTGCCCGGCGTTAGCGTTACCGTGGATTTAAATCAATTAACCGGTAAAAGTTTGTTGCCCGTAAAAAGGCCGAAAAAGCAAGCTGTATTGGCTTACCAGTAA
- a CDS encoding type 1 glutamine amidotransferase: MSVKVAILDLNAGHPNQGLRCIQDILVRYSQKNQIALDFEIFEVRVKNEIPDSDFDIYISSGGPGSPLESVGTEWENNYFGLINELEAINNNPDRLDKKYVFFICHSFQLICRHYQLGTLSKRKSTSFGIFPIPRTLAGKTEELFRGLDEPFYAVDSRDWQVVEPDEKQFITMGAKILALEKERPHVNLERCIMAIRFNAYFFGTQFHPEADPVGMKKLLLEEEKKNQIIQVHGADKYADMLQFLDDPKKLERTQNQIIPAFINQAIQALQETYS; the protein is encoded by the coding sequence GTGTCAGTAAAAGTTGCCATTTTAGATCTGAATGCGGGGCATCCTAACCAAGGCTTGCGTTGCATACAAGATATTTTAGTACGATATAGCCAGAAAAACCAAATTGCCTTAGATTTTGAAATTTTTGAGGTTCGGGTTAAAAATGAAATTCCGGATTCTGACTTTGATATTTACATTTCAAGTGGCGGCCCCGGCAGCCCTTTAGAAAGTGTTGGTACCGAATGGGAGAATAATTACTTCGGCCTGATTAACGAATTGGAAGCTATTAACAACAACCCGGACCGCTTGGATAAAAAGTATGTGTTCTTTATTTGCCATTCTTTCCAGTTAATTTGCCGCCATTACCAGTTGGGTACCCTTTCGAAAAGAAAATCTACTTCGTTTGGCATATTTCCAATTCCCCGCACTTTGGCGGGCAAAACCGAAGAACTTTTTAGAGGTTTAGATGAGCCTTTTTACGCCGTTGATTCCCGGGATTGGCAAGTAGTTGAACCCGACGAAAAGCAGTTTATAACGATGGGCGCTAAAATTCTGGCTTTAGAGAAAGAACGGCCCCACGTAAACTTAGAACGCTGCATAATGGCTATCCGGTTTAATGCGTATTTCTTTGGGACACAGTTTCACCCGGAGGCCGACCCGGTTGGCATGAAAAAGCTTTTGCTGGAAGAAGAAAAGAAAAACCAGATTATTCAGGTGCATGGCGCTGATAAATACGCCGACATGTTGCAGTTTTTAGATGATCCTAAAAAGCTGGAACGTACCCAGAACCAAATAATACCCGCTTTTATAAATCAGGCCATACAAGCACTTCAGGAAACTTACTCATGA